A single region of the Candidatus Bathyarchaeota archaeon genome encodes:
- a CDS encoding NAD(+)/NADH kinase, which yields MFKTVGVVPRLDSEDALSLALNIYKYVSSEGLTAIPEVEFARLKSLRGGVSLPEMDADLIVTVGGDGTVLKTSMSIPRPETPILAVNMGRRGYLTEVEPENAMKALKMCLLGKYRLEEHAKISAYVEDRKLADSLNEVLITPATSWKMLTFNVERDGSKLVEQRADGLIVATPTGSTAHAFSAGGPILERLIEAFVIAFICPSEYVRSMVVSSIKPVQVKIGGPRVKVVVTVDGRYIKQLPPDKPLKIERSKSKAIFIRFDSPLLSRSYGHPFRLGRSET from the coding sequence TTGTTCAAGACAGTTGGTGTCGTACCACGTTTGGATAGCGAGGATGCGTTGAGCCTGGCTTTGAACATATATAAATATGTAAGTTCAGAAGGGCTCACCGCCATTCCTGAAGTTGAGTTTGCAAGGTTGAAGAGTCTTAGGGGTGGGGTCTCTCTCCCTGAGATGGACGCTGACCTGATAGTTACTGTTGGCGGTGATGGAACGGTTCTCAAGACGAGCATGAGCATACCGAGGCCTGAGACTCCTATATTGGCTGTCAATATGGGTAGGAGGGGCTACTTAACTGAGGTTGAACCTGAGAATGCGATGAAGGCTCTGAAGATGTGTCTTCTTGGAAAATATAGGCTTGAGGAACATGCTAAGATATCGGCTTACGTTGAAGATAGGAAGCTGGCTGACAGTCTGAATGAGGTGCTCATAACACCTGCGACTTCTTGGAAAATGTTAACCTTCAATGTTGAACGTGACGGCTCCAAACTTGTAGAGCAGAGGGCTGACGGTCTGATAGTTGCCACCCCAACAGGCTCAACAGCCCACGCATTCTCAGCCGGCGGACCTATTCTAGAGAGATTAATCGAAGCCTTCGTAATCGCATTCATATGCCCCTCAGAATATGTGAGGTCGATGGTGGTCTCCTCCATTAAGCCTGTTCAGGTTAAGATTGGGGGGCCAAGGGTCAAGGTTGTCGTGACTGTGGACGGCCGATACATTAAGCAGCTACCCCCTGATAAACCACTTAAAATCGAACGCTCGAAGAGTAAGGCGATATTCATAAGATTCGACTCACCCCTACTGAGTAGAAGTTACGGTCACCCCTTCAGGCTAGGTCGCTCCGAGACATGA
- a CDS encoding deoxyhypusine synthase — MRVRDIIREMGKAGVLGAGRLARAVEVTREIFNDEDYTCLLGLAGPIVPGGLRQVIRDLVDKNYLDAIVSTGANITHDIIEAIGYRHRTGRVNADDPTLRKLGVGRIYDINVEMKAFETLEKRTYKIVENIPEDLRRNISGYEILWEIGKRLRDENSILKTAYRKNVPIICPALHDSMLGMNLWTYSTFKTLRINFFKDLSKLVEISTEAKKVGAIIIGGGLPKHHLLVSNTLRGGLDAAVQITMDRPEAGGLSGAPLEEAISWRKIKGKNRIVNLIGDATILFPLIVAAATDGG; from the coding sequence ATGAGGGTAAGGGACATCATAAGGGAGATGGGTAAGGCAGGTGTTCTAGGAGCTGGCAGGCTCGCAAGGGCCGTTGAGGTTACCAGAGAGATATTCAACGATGAAGACTACACCTGTCTTCTAGGCTTGGCTGGACCGATTGTTCCAGGAGGCCTCAGACAAGTTATCAGAGACCTCGTAGACAAAAACTATCTGGATGCAATAGTATCAACAGGCGCAAACATCACACATGACATCATAGAAGCTATAGGGTACAGACACAGGACTGGAAGAGTAAACGCCGACGATCCCACCCTGAGAAAGTTAGGGGTTGGCAGGATATACGATATAAACGTGGAAATGAAGGCTTTCGAAACCCTCGAGAAAAGAACCTATAAAATTGTTGAGAATATTCCTGAAGACCTGAGGAGAAACATCTCAGGATACGAAATATTATGGGAGATAGGTAAGAGGCTACGTGACGAGAACTCTATCCTGAAGACAGCGTACAGGAAGAATGTTCCAATAATATGCCCTGCCCTACATGATTCGATGCTTGGAATGAACCTATGGACATACAGCACATTTAAAACATTGAGAATAAACTTTTTCAAAGACCTCAGCAAACTCGTCGAGATTTCAACGGAAGCAAAGAAGGTTGGGGCAATAATAATAGGCGGAGGATTACCCAAACACCATCTACTAGTATCAAACACTCTCAGAGGCGGATTAGACGCAGCTGTTCAGATAACGATGGATAGACCCGAAGCCGGAGGATTGAGCGGAGCCCCCTTGGAAGAGGCGATAAGCTGGCGCAAGATAAAGGGAAAGAATAGGATAGTCAACCTTATCGGCGACGCCACAATACTTTTCCCATTGATAGTTGCAGCGGCGACAGATGGAGGTTAA
- a CDS encoding NOB1 family endonuclease, whose translation MNVYVLDTSAFIMGVNPSTIKGRVYSVPEVEAELPPRSMAAIRFRTSRDNGDLVVRSPTWASTESLKKVSSKLGEGGVLSSADLKILALGLDLKLEGVNPVIVSDDYAIQNVAEHLNLDYVFLVTFGIKYRFNWSLFCPACFRRYHYSYRERVCEVCGTELKRRVLKKFEKSGST comes from the coding sequence ATGAACGTATACGTGCTCGATACATCTGCATTCATAATGGGTGTAAATCCATCAACGATCAAAGGTAGGGTGTACTCAGTGCCTGAGGTTGAGGCTGAGTTGCCTCCGAGAAGCATGGCAGCCATACGTTTCAGAACGAGCAGAGACAATGGAGATCTGGTAGTAAGGTCTCCAACATGGGCTTCAACAGAATCTTTGAAGAAAGTATCGTCTAAGCTCGGGGAGGGAGGTGTATTATCGTCGGCTGACTTGAAGATTCTTGCCCTAGGGCTAGATCTTAAACTGGAGGGTGTGAATCCTGTGATAGTCAGCGACGACTATGCTATTCAGAATGTTGCTGAACACCTCAACCTAGACTATGTATTTCTAGTGACTTTCGGAATAAAGTACAGGTTCAACTGGTCTCTCTTCTGCCCAGCATGCTTTAGAAGATATCATTATAGCTACCGTGAGAGAGTATGTGAAGTGTGTGGAACCGAACTCAAGAGGAGGGTCCTGAAGAAATTTGAGAAGTCAGGGAGCACATGA
- a CDS encoding translation initiation factor IF-5A translates to MSKPVDVGSVKVGQYIIVDNEPCRVVEYEKSKPGKHGAAKARIVAIGLFSEQKKNVISPVDAKIDVPIIEKRSGQIISVIDETVQIMDLETYETFETPLPKESELRSKLNTGVEVEYWRMAGGVKIVRTK, encoded by the coding sequence ATGAGTAAACCTGTAGATGTTGGAAGTGTGAAAGTCGGACAATACATAATAGTAGACAATGAGCCTTGCAGAGTTGTAGAGTATGAGAAGAGTAAGCCTGGAAAGCATGGAGCGGCAAAAGCAAGGATAGTAGCCATAGGCCTCTTCTCTGAGCAGAAAAAGAACGTAATAAGTCCAGTAGACGCGAAGATAGATGTTCCAATCATAGAGAAGCGGAGCGGCCAGATAATATCGGTTATCGATGAGACTGTCCAAATAATGGACCTTGAAACATACGAGACTTTCGAGACCCCCCTACCAAAGGAGTCTGAGCTGAGATCTAAACTCAACACTGGAGTTGAAGTTGAATACTGGAGGATGGCTGGCGGAGTCAAAATAGTGAGGACCAAGTGA